A genomic segment from Drosophila miranda strain MSH22 chromosome 3, D.miranda_PacBio2.1, whole genome shotgun sequence encodes:
- the LOC108158104 gene encoding zinc finger protein 782 — protein MVICGNILARSKYEHFVLSCGLCNDCDVEMDIERWKEFVLHIKRHGEEDQASDSDFDACESSDNSPTETKQRGPVKDDEDCLAEGMIVDLPISSDEDEGDDEDSPSMPVARELEGARAHTTTDFSPVVKFNPTFYRRSPRITQFIELYRDHPCLWDPSDESYKNKEKRTDAYESLMEKLKASANIHLTIYRLKKSIASLHSQYAAITRQKKIQKLTRVPLYYHAKYNFLAERGIVEEGDSDDDGGDGKIKLLFTEENLLTSLFIKLYSKFPHLYDPAHNNFSSLSERKNAYIEITDVLSSEVPLGVITHYDVYDSILSLRQWYSRKMKTLTEVQTVGLSTAEKDYIERCQNFMPTKTFRQKLQCHVCEKSFSTDHALQAHQFKDHKLGDGGWFKCPLCELNFERRCHLQQHNQRVHMSKTFTCNICSRSFAFASQLATHKRSHDEKHVDKPYICEFCGKSFRQKIQLSTHVTAVHTKIRAFKCTMCPKDFFTKRDLKDHVKAHLNIRDKVCDVCQKAFTNANALVKHRHIHREKTLQCTLCSTRFSERVSLGVHMRRTHKIIKNTLKGAETTNDSLLKHTFPQSHDISDK, from the exons ATGGTGATTTGTGGAAACATTCTAGCACGGAGCAAATACGAACATTTCGTTTTGAGTTGTGGGCTGTGCAATGACTGTGACGTGGAAATGGATATTGAGAGGTGGAAGGAGTTCGTCTTGCACATTAAGCGGCATGGAGAAGAGGATCAAGCGAGTGATAGCGACTTCGATGCTTGTGAGAGCAGTGACAACTCCCCAACAGAGACAAAGCAGCGTGGGCCTGTGAAGGATGATGAAGATTGTTTAGCCGAGGGGATGATTGTGGATCTTCCCATATCATCCGATGAAGACGAAGGCGATGATGAAGACTCCCCATCAATGCCGGTTGCACGCGAACTGGAAGGAGCACGAGCACATACAACAACAGACTTCTCGCCAGTAGTAAAA TTTAATCCAACTTTCTACCGACGCAGTCCACGCATTACTCAATTCATCGAGCTCTATAGAGATCATCCGTGCCTTTGGGATCCTTCAGATGAGTCCtataaaaacaaagaaaaacgTACTGATGCATACGAGTCCCTGATGGAGAAGTTGAAAGCGTCTGCCAACATTCATCTGACGATCTATAGATTGAAGAAGTCTATAGCCAGTCTGCACTCTCAATATGCAGCAATAACGCGGCaaaaaaagatacaaaaacTGACCAGGGTCCCACTGTACTATCATGCAAAATACAACTTTTTGGCGGAGCGAGGAATTGTAGAGGAAGGTGACAGCGATGACGATGGCGGCGATGGCAAGATCAAG CTCTTGTTTACGGAAGAAAATCTGTTGACAAGTCTTTTTATTAAACTGTATTCCAAATTTCCGCACCTGTACGATCCGGCCCACAATAACTTCTCGAGTCTGAGTGAGCGTAAAAATGCTTATATAGAAATTACAGATGTGCTCTCCTCAGAAGTTCCACTGGGAGTTATCACCCACTACGATGTCTACGACAGCATTCTAAGCCTACGCCAGTGGTATTCTCGAAAGATGAAGACTCTGACTGAGGTTCAGACTGTCGGCCTATCGACGGCTGAGAAAGACTACATTGAGAGGTGCCAGAACTTTATGCCGACGAAGACGTTCCGCCAGAAGTTACAATGCCATGTTTGCGAAAAAAGTTTCAGCACTGATCATGCGTTGCAGGCACATCAGTTCAAAGATCACAAACTAGGCGATGGTGGCTGGTTTAAATGCCCCTTGTGTGAGCTGAATTTCGAGAGACGGTGCCATCTGCAACAGCATAATCAGCGTGTTCACATGAGCAAAACATTCACCTGCAATATCTGCAGTCGAAGCTTTGCCTTTGCCAGCCAACTAGCCACTCACAAACGCTCTCATGATGAGAAACATGTGGACAAGCCGTATATCTGCGAATTCTGCGGAAAATCTTTTAGACAAAAGATTCAACTGAGCACGCATGTAACCGCCGTGCACACCAAAATTCGTGCATTCAAGTGCACAATGTGCCCCAAAGACTTTTTCACCAAGCGCGATCTCAAGGATCATGTTAAGGCGCACTTAAATATACGCGACAAGGTATGTGATGTCTGCCAGAAAGCTTTTACGAACGCCAACGCCCTGGTCAAGCATCGGCACATACACCGGGAGAAAACGCTTCAGTGCACACTCTGCAGCACCCGTTTCTCTGAGCGGGTTAGCTTGGGTGTTCACATGAGGCGCACCCATAAGATTATTAAAAACACTTTGAAAGGAGCTGAGACTACCAACGACTCCCTACTTAAACATACATTCCCACAATCTCACGACATTTCAgacaaataa
- the LOC117188338 gene encoding elongation factor Tu-like, whose translation MRGFLPKLWHQCDAVFRQTVSQKYVVKGISCSWSWRSTRQLATSGSENPATKLRERPHCNVGTIGHVDHGKTTLTAAITKIQSNKGLAEYCSYDQIDRAPEEKARGITINACHIGYATTERTYAHTDCPGHADYIKNMISGASQMDGAILVVAATDGQMPQTREHLLLAKQVGIQRIVVFINKADLVDQEVLELVEIEMREMLSDFGFDGVNSPVICGSALLALREDQSEFGVPAIEKLLQHCDSYIPTPQRDVKAPFILPIDNAFTVPGRGTVVVGTIKRGTILRNADADLLGFNQNLKTSVSDIQIFRKSVRQALAGENVGALLRGIKISTVERGMLLCASGSEDVSNHFEGSMYLLSRAEGGRFKPMLSKYIQQLFSMTWNVPARIDMVPSEAMLMPGEHGQVRVTLLRKMVMTSGQAFTIRENGATVATGMITQRLPSLDLPKNKLSKAVVTS comes from the exons ATGAGAGGGTTTCTTCCGAAGTTGTGGCATCAATGTGATGCTGTTTTTCGGCAGACGGTCTCCCAGAAATATGTTGTCAAGGGAATCagctgcagctggagctggaggagcaCCCGTCAATTGGCCACCAGTGGCAGTGAGAACCCGGCGACTAAATTACGTGAAAGACCGCACTGTAATGTGGGAACTATTGGTCATGTAGACCATGGCAAAACGACGCTTACTGCTGCCATTACAAAAATCCAGTCCAATAAGGGACTGGCTGAATACTGCTCCTACGACCAAATCGACCGGGCGCCAGAGGAAAAGGCACGGGGCATAACCATAAACGCGTGCCACATCGGCTACGCCACCACGGAGCGTACTTACGCCCACACCGATTGTCCCGGGCATGCAGATTACATAAAG AACATGATCTCAGGAGCTTCCCAAATGGATGGTGCTATACTCGTTGTGGCGGCGACGGACGGACAAATGCCCCAAACTCGCGAACATTTGCTGCTGGCGAAGCAAGTGGGCATACAGCGCATTGTGGTGTTTATCAACAAAGCCGATCTAGTAGATCAGGAAGTATTGGAGTTGGTGGAGATCGAGATGCGCGAGATGCTGAGTGATTTTGGCTTTGATGGCGTCAACAGCCCAGTCATTTGTGGTTCGGCTCTTTTAGCACTCCGCGAGGATCAATCGGAATTTGGAGTACCGGCTATTGAGAAGCTGTTGCAGCATTGTGACTCCTATATACCAACACCACAACGCGACGTGAAGGCTCCATTCATCCTGCCAATTGATAATGCATTTACTGTTCCAGGACGTGGCACAGTGGTTGTGGGAACCATCAAGAGGGGCACCATTCTGCGCAATGCCGATGCAGATCTGTTAGGCTTCAATCAGAACCTCAAAACGAGCGTCAGTGACATACAGATCTTTCGCAAGAGCGTCCGCCAGGCCCTGGCCGGCGAAAATGTCGGTGCTCTTCTGCGGGGCATTAAAATTTCCACCGTGGAGCGAGGCATGCTTCTTTGTGCATCGGGCTCAGAGGATGTTTCGAACCACTTTGAGGGCTCTATGTATTTGCTATCGCGTGCCGAGGGTGGCCGCTTTAAGCCGATGCTCTCGAAGTACATCCAGCAGCTGTTCAGCATGACGTGGAATGTCCCAGCGCGCATTGACATGG TGCCCAGCGAGGCCATGCTAATGCCGGGTGAGCACGGTCAGGTTCGGGTTACATTGCTGCGAAAAATGGTCATGACATCGGGCCAGGCGTTTACCATTCGGGAGAATGGAGCTACTGTGGCCACGGGCATGATAACTCAGCGACTGCCGTCCCTTGATCTCCCCAAGAACAAGTTGTCGAAGGCGGTAGTAACCAGCTAA
- the LOC108158102 gene encoding myoneurin has translation METCGFIYVSRDYKTFLMRCSYCPIDVEVEKWQEFVVHYRTMHSALELDAEHGGMDLDANSSIKAEFLDEDYQDDDATDEEGEKDDEKEHLKHLDHLKDVLPQDNEVQDGTKIQLEIEAVTSQTVSSLYESDSEESQTEYVETDLEADSNRSAEKEDETAALATPIYKFHPSFFRRDPRTLTLIELYKEHPCLWNPENSHFKDPNACKEAYRKMIRDLEAKAAMFLNEISLKASLRKIHLQYNTVHKRMLCGTQKSQSVAFTHYTLCSFLQDCGDQKDLYKNEKIRLDFTKKNKLTTELIELYGNFPQLYDHTHSEFSSMNSRKQAYESLAVEISVPNVDINSDDIFRAIQNIRQWYYKSSKHGINAGNEAEQFYLKVCRFLPPKMFKQRLVCEICHIVTSSDHVLQSHIFKAHNIGELPFKCTLCDRSFVGRGELANHKQRVHIGKTHQCGHCERSFAVKSDLQLHIRTHTGQKPFVCELCGKAFRLKSQMNLHVTAIHTKVRAFKCTMCPKDFVKKVDLSDHIKSHLNIRDKICTICGKGFTSCHSLIRHRQIHSEVKKFVCKLCDARFSQFVGLNSHMKRTHNIVRNNLQKATDIVETEIS, from the exons ATGGAAACTTGTGGGTTTATCTATGTGAGCAGAGACTACAAAACGTTTCTGATGCGATGCTCGTATTGCCCCATAGACGTTGAGGTGGAAAAATGGCAGGAATTTGTGGTGCACTATCGCACTATGCACAGCGCTTTGGAATTGGATGCCGAACATGGGGGCATGGACTTGGACGCCAACTCCAGCATTAAAGCAGAATTTCTGGATGAAGATTACCAGGATGACGACGCAACCGACGAAGAAGGTGAAAAGGATGACGAAAAAGAGCATCTGAAGCATCTGGACCATCTAAAAGACGTGCTGCCTCAAGATAATGAAGTTCAAGATGGCACAAAAATACAGTTGGAAATCGAGGCTGTCACATCGCAGACAGTCTCCTCGCTATACGAGTCGGATTCCGAGGAAAGTCAAACCGAGTATGTGGAAACGGACTTGGAGGCTGATTCAAATAGATCTGCAGAAAAAGAGGATGAAACGGCTGCGTTGGCTACTCCCATATACAAG TTTCACCCATCGTTCTTTCGCCGGGATCCTCGAACGCTAACGTTAATTGAGCTCTACAAGGAACATCCCTGCCTTTGGAACCCGGAAAATAGCCACTTTAAGGACCCCAATGCATGCAAGGAAGCCTATCGAAAGATGATACGTGATTTGGAGGCGAAGGCAGCGATGTTTTTAAATGAAATCTCGCTAAAAGCTTCTTTAAGAAAGATTCATCTGCAATACAACACCGTTCACAAGCGAATGCTCTGTGGCACCCAGAAGTCCCAATCAGTTGCGTTCACCCATTACACACTCTGTAGTTTTTTACAAGACTGCGGGGATCAGAAGGACCTGTacaaaaacgaaaaaataCGG CTGGACTTCACCAAGAAAAATAAGCTTACTACAGAGCTAATAGAGCTATACGGGAACTTTCCGCAACTCTACGATCACACCCACAGCGAGTTCTCCAGCATGAATTCCCGCAAGCAGGCCTATGAGAGTTTGGCTGTCGAAATCTCGGTGCCGAATGTGGATATCAACAGCGATGATATCTTTCGGGCCATCCAAAACATACGACAATGGTACTACAAGAGCTCGAAACATGGTATCAACGCTGGCAATGAGGCAGAGCAGTTTTATTTGAAGGTCTGTCGGTTCCTGCCTCCGAAAATGTTCAAGCAGAGGTTGGTTTGTGAAATTTGCCATATAGTCACCTCATCCGATCACGTGCTCCAGTCGCACATCTTCAAGGCTCATAATATTGGCGAGCTGCCCTTTAAGTGCACTCTATGCGATCGGAGCTTCGTTGGACGGGGTGAACTAGCCAACCACAAGCAACGGGTTCACATTGGCAAGACGCACCAATGCGGCCATTGCGAAAGGAGTTTTGCCGTCAAGTCGGATTTGCAATTGCATATCCGTACGCATACTGGCCAGAAGCCCTTCGTCTGCGAGCTGTGTGGAAAGGCATTTCGACTGAAGTCGCAGATGAATCTCCATGTCACTGCAATTCACACGAAAGTAAGAGCCTTCAAGTGCACGATGTGTCCCAAGGATTTCGTGAAAAAAGTCGACTTGTCGGATCATATCAAGAGCCATTTGAATATCCGCGACAAAATTTGCACAATTTGCGGCAAAGGATTTACGAGCTGCCACTCGCTAATCCGCCACCGCCAAATACACTCCGAGGTAAAGAAATTTGTGTGCAAACTGTGCGATGCACGCTTTTCGCAGTTTGTGGGACTGAATTCTCACATGAAGCGCACCCATAATATCGTTCGAAACAATTTACAAAAGGCAACCGACATCGTGGAGACTGAAATCAGCTAA
- the LOC108158099 gene encoding SET and MYND domain-containing protein 4, whose protein sequence is MDRLAKVFTQQDELIAPVGAYQNEYEAIKALHSLPGEKRQHFQELTLKLLDDLEQPHVTESCAERSRLWREQGNLLFRSSSKDLGSDADAERVLGACRLYTKAVLAAEDAEIELCLAFANRGMALQEYGYYQEAYDDCANALDCGYPTKLQHKVIFRQAHCAWKLKRIEQLAEHIVCLEKLELNESFRQQLEDLKRSLELLQSQSSNDKSFNDQEKTGPIHEIVTESGSRGRYMIAKEAIPQGKIIFREQATCFVPLEQRLICQQCAASLLCAPIPCPQCRQRVVYCSRECRERHKPIHRFECAAYRKDLLKMVGVSHLALRMVLSYMPSMLPKLQECPDSSEMWATITTLAKGADKENEPTPQYLQSLRMISHLDKAPQAELVYHMLCANLLQLYLKDYTNFFDQFQAMTAPIEDWHLILAALILRSAGQLLVNGHVGDALLPVDLEASEFGLLQPEMWLKPRHLKLGQMHNLSQTEPLTAINLPYLSLCNHACAPSIRTKFDGCTAVCQSAVELEAGEEIFNCYTMDYKRSMIRQRSQPLQQVYKFDCSCEKCTRTDPDQDYLKFHRYRCENPNCLQEFVPKPLPHQTNLNWWMHPPDATVASVCCPVCKETQAFSWYNDFLCLIDCCGEVKARRALYKAFDGLDKWLLEHHILKGKLAEMIIEACFAEMDEGCVLDDVDYENLMRIIGTQLEGTAAHSGGTSMEYLSQMTYLWDLWALSKCKRSDQQQQEMRGKLEYLACEQREIFENYYNDFIKQK, encoded by the exons ATGGACCGTTTGGCGAAGGTTTTCACACAACAGGACGAGCTAATCGCTCCGGTTGGGGCATATCAGAATGAATATGAAGCCATCAAAGCACTCCACTCTCTGCCGGGGGAAAAGAGACAGCATTTCCAGGAGTTGACGCTCAAGCTGCTTGACGACTTGGAACAGCCACATGTTACGGAATCGTGTGCCGAAAGATCACGGCTGTGGCGCGAGCAGGGGAACCTCCTATTTAGATCCTCTTCAAAGGATCTTGGTTCAGATGCGGACGCGGAACGGGTCCTCGGGGCATGTCGCCTCTACACAAAGGCCGTATTAGCAGCAGAAGACGCTGAAATTGAACTCTGTTTGGCATTTGCTAACCGCGGAATGGCACTGCAGGAATACGGCTACTACCAAGAGGCATACGACGACTGTGCAAATGCCCTGGACTGCGGCTACCCGACAAAACTTCAGCACAAGGTAATCTTCCGGCAAGCTCACTGTGCTTGGAAACTGAAACGAATCGAGCAACTGGCGGAGCACATAGTATGTTTGGAGAAGTTGGAATTGAACGAAAGCTttcgccagcagctggaggatCTGAAAAGGAGCTTGGAGTTGCTACAAAGCCAGTCGTCGAATGATAAATCATTCAATGATCAAGAGAAGACCGGTCCCATTCATGAAAT CGTCACAGAGTCTGGCAGCCGTGGGCGCTACATGATTGCCAAAGAAGCCATACCGCAAGGCAAAATCATATTCAGGGAGCAGGCCACCTGCTTTGTGCCTCTTGAGCAAAGACTGATTTGCCAGCAATGCGCAGCCAGCCTGTTGTGCGCTCCCATTCCCTGTCCGCAGTGTCGGCAGCGAGTTGTCTACTGCTCCAGAGAATGTCGCGAGCGCCACAAACCCATCCACAGATTTGAATGTGCCGCTTACCGTAAAGATCTGCTCAAGATGGTAGGCGTTTCGCACTTGGCGCTGCGCATGGTCCTGAGCTATATGCCGTCGATGCTGCCAAAGCTGCAAGAATGCCCCGACTCGTCCGAGATGTGGGCTACTATCACGACGCTGGCAAAGGGAGCCGACAAGGAAAATGAGCCGACACCGCAGTATCTGCAGAGTCTCCGCATGATAAGCCACCTGGACAAGGCGCCTCAGGCGGAGCTGGTTTACCACATGCTCTGCGCCAACCTGCTGCAGCTCTATTTAAAGGATTACACCAACTTCTTCGATCAGTTCCAGGCCATGACTGCCCCCATTGAGGACTGGCACTTGATTTTAGCCGCTTTGATTCTCCGTAGTGCCGGGCAGCTCCTGGTTAACGGCCATGTCGGTGACGCTCTCCTGCCAGTGGACCTGGAGGCCAGCGAGTTTGGCCTACTGCAGCCGGAAATGTGGTTGAAACCGCGCCACCTCAAGCTGGGTCAAATGCATAATCTGAGCCAAACGGAGCCCCTCACAGCTATCAATCTGCCCTATCTGAGCCTTTGCAATCATGCCTGTGCCCCCTCCATACGCACGAAATTCGACGGTTGCACGGCGGTCTGCCAGTCGGCGGTGGAATTAGAAGCGGGCGAAGAGATTTTCAACTGCTACACGATGGACTACAAAAGGAGCATGATCCGCCAGAGGTCGCAGCCGTTGCAGCAAGTTTACAAATTTGACTGCAGCTGTGAGAAGTGTACTCGAACGGATCCGGACCAGGACTAC TTGAAGTTTCATCGGTATCGCTGTGAAAATCCGAACTGCCTTCAAGAATTTGTGCCAAAGCCACTTCCCCACCAGACAAACCTCAACTGGTGGATGCACCCTCCGGATGCAACGGTGGCTTCCGTTTGCTGCCCTGTCTGCAAAGAGACACAAGCCTTTTCGTGGTACAACGATTTTCTGTGTCTCATCGACTGCTGTGGTGAGGTCAAAGCAAGGCGAGCACTCTACAAGGCTTTCGATGGTCTGGACAAGTGGTTGTTGGAACACCACATCCTGAAAGGGAAGCTAGCGGAAATGATCATCGAAGCATGCTTTGCTGAGATGGACG agggctgcgttttggaCGACGTTGACTATGAGAATCTAATGCGAATTATCGGGACACAACTGGAGGGCACTGCCGCTCACAGTGGTGGCACCTCAATGGAGTATCTCAGCCAGATGACTTATTTGTGGGATCTATGGGCATTGAGCAAATGCAAGCGCAGCGatcagcagcaacaagagATGAGGGGCAAGCTGGAGTACCTGGCCTGTGAGCAGCGTGAGATCTTCGAGAACTATTACAACGATTTTATTAAGCAAAAATAA
- the LOC108158103 gene encoding uncharacterized protein LOC108158103 has protein sequence MEVCGSVLVNNYQQFRLKCIYCTIESDLKDWEQFTIHVRNAHQFDDDENIDKNWNEQDSRMDSTIAYEVPQILDDAEPIEEVDDQSVLPYCILKDEEWPKDEADDNNMQYVQDIEYDNNNTEFTYEEMESSEVAQAQLDEIVYDGFSSIGSQKDEMFDDLDNFSYDEQEEAEGPKTLRLGRRPRMTRPGQVFKLKVTFIRRNPRVLHLIEAYKEHPCLWNPSDEYYENEEARSEAYHLMILRLDEKANVLFTEEELIKTIQQLHSQYTLAAQMAGEDKLIGLAARYFAKCEFLRSTPCTTLTDDEEDIQLDTIKLNFKVENEVTSSFIDTYANYPVLYNTSDPGFESVEQRTSAYKRMAVEFRPVVLANDTDVYIAIQKLRKWAYEAMRRIKAKELIKAVTPQELQYLQMCSFLPVKSDGHVWYCEHCGKRFHGDYNLLTHMFKQHNQGEPPFLCSQCPRRFERQNDMEKHILRAHCERKFQCSFCDKFFSVECDLKVHTKVHTGERPYVCDMCGKGFRLKLLLDHHINGFHLNIRPFKCDMCEKNFRKKFELTNHLKGHLNIRDKKCDKCDASFYDHSSLSRHRRFNHRSKLD, from the exons ATGGAGGTATGCGGCAGCGTTTTGGTTAACAATTACCAGCAGTTTCGTTTGAAATGCATTTATTGCACAATTGAAAGCGACCTAAAAGATTGGGAACAGTTCACAATTCATGTGAGAAATGCCCACCAATTTGATGATGATGAAAACATTGACAAAAATTGGAACGAGCAAGACTCAAGGATGGACTCCACAATCGCATATGAAGTCCCTCAGATCTTAGACGATGCGGAACCGATTGAAGAAGTAGATGACCAGAGTGTGTTGCCATATTGCATACTCAAAGACGAGGAATGGCCCAAAGATGAGGCGGATGACAAC AACATGCAATACGTCCAGGATATTGAATATGACAATAACAATACAGAATTCACGTATGAGGAAATGGAATCGTCTGAAGTGGCGCAGGCCCAATTAGATGAAATTGTCTACGACGGTTTTTCGAGCATTGGCTCTCAAAAGGATGAAATGTTTGATGACCTGGACAATTTCTCGTATGATGAACAAGAAGAAGCAGAGGGCCCAAAAACACTAAGACTTGGCCGTCGCCCCAGAATGACGCGACCCGGACAAGTTTTTAAA TTAAAGGTTACATTTATTCGACGCAATCCTCGCGTGTTACACCTCATTGAAGCCTACAAGGAGCATCCCTGCCTTTGGAATCCCTCGGACGAGTACTACGAAAATGAGGAGGCACGATCGGAGGCATACCACCTGATGATACTGCGATTGGACGAAAAAGCCAATGTGCTCTTCACCGAAGAAGAGTTAATAAAAACCATCCAGCAGTTGCACAGTCAATACACTCTTGCAGCGCAAATGGCTGGCGAGGATAAGCTCATTGGACTGGCGGCCCGATACTTTGCCAAATGTGAATTCCTCCGTTCCACTCCCTGTACAACGCTAACCGACGACGAGGAAGATATCCAACTGGATACAATTAAG CTCAACTTCAAAGTAGAGAACGAGGTAACCAGCTCTTTTATAGATACATACGCAAACTATCCAGTTCTCTACAATACCTCGGATCCTGGTTTTGAGTCGGTGGAGCAACGTACAAGTGCGTACAAAAGGATGGCCGTCGAATTTAGGCCAGTGGTTCTGGCCAACGATACGGATGTTTATATTGCGATCCAAAAACTCCGGAAATGGGCATACGAAGCCATGAGGCGTATTAAGGCGAAGGAACTAATTAAAGCCGTCACCCCACAAGAACTTCAATACCTGCAAATGTGCAGCTTTCTACCCGTCAAATCAGACGGCCACGTATGGTACTGTGAACACTGCGGCAAGCGATTCCACGGGGACTACAACCTCCTGACGCACATGTTCAAGCAGCATAACCAGGGTGAACCGCCATTCCTCTGTTCCCAGTGCCCAAGACGCTTCGAAAGACAAAACGACATGGAGAAACACATTTTGCGAGCACACTGTGAACGTAAATTTCAATGCTCATTTTGCGATAAGTTTTTCTCAGTTGAGTGTGATCTAAAAGTGCACACGAAAGTTCATACCGGCGAGCGCCCATATGTGTGTGATATGTGTGGGAAGGGGTTCCGGCTCAAGCTACTGCTGGATCACCACATAAATGGTTTCCATCTGAATATACGGCCGTTTAAGTGTGATATGTGCGAAAAAAATTTCCGTAAGAAATTTGAACTGACGAATCACCTCAAGGGGCATTTAAATATCCGTGATAAGAAATGCGACAAATGCGACGCTTCCTTTTATGACCATTCTTCTCTGTCTAGGCATCGTAGATTTAATCATAGAAGTAAATTAGATTAG